A genomic stretch from Cyprinus carpio isolate SPL01 chromosome A12, ASM1834038v1, whole genome shotgun sequence includes:
- the LOC109058362 gene encoding carbonic anhydrase 7-like: MEPITHYIPACRQVNRVREMIVLLVIFAALLCPTVHSADASVEWCYHKAACNFSTWPKIAPQYCNGSKQSPINIVTASVQGNPSLTSFNLNGFDDNSTFLSIVNSGESVVVNLDDEKITVQGGDLPGLYNTKQFHLHWGNGSSSPGSEHTVDGKQYPMELHIVNVHSKYNGSVSAALAAKDSTALAVLGFFIEGTNEVNKTKSWDILTSYLTSIPNSGNTTTDIMNQITLNSLIEGVDRTKYYRYQGSLTTPSCNEAVIWTVFKEPVKVSHDFINRFSTTVFFKDESASVLNTNSFRGVQPLNGRVVTSQVVQTAASSAATSTLSVITVLLMSSLCWL; encoded by the exons ATGGAGCCAATAACTCATTATATTCCTGCTTGCAGACAGGTGAATCGAGTCAGAGAG aTGATTGTCTTGCTGGTCATTTTTGCTGCTCTTCTGTGTCCGACCGTCCACAGTGCGGATGCTTCAGTGG AATGGTGCTATCACAAGGCAGCATGCA atttttccaCCTGGCCCAAGATTGCCCCTCAATATTGCAATGGATCCAAGCAATCTCCCATTAATATTGTGACCGCAAGTGTTCAGGGCAATCCTAGCCTGACTTCCTTTAACTTAAATGGTTTTGATGACAACTCCACCTTCCTGTCAATCGTAAACTCCGGCGAATCCG TGGTGGTTAACCTGGATGATGAGAAAATAACAGTGCAAGGAGGTGATCTTCCAGGTCTTTACAACACTAAACAATTCCATCTCCACTGGGGTAACGGCAGCTCCTCGCCTGGCTCTGAACACACCGTGGATGGCAAACAATACCCAATGGAG CTGCACATTGTAAATGTCCATTCAAAATACAACGGGAGTGTGTCAGCTGCTCTAGCTGCCAAAGACAGCACAGCATTGGCTGTTCTTGGTTTCTTCATTGAG GGAACCAATgaagtgaacaaaacaaaaagctggGATATCCTAACATCATATTTAACAAGCATCCCCAATTCAG gtAATACAACCACAGACATCATGAATCAAATCACACTGAACAGTCTGATTGAAGGTGTGGACAGGACTAAATATTACCGTTACCAAGGCTCCCTAACTACACCCAGCTGTAATGAAGCTGTGATTTGGACAGTGTTTAAAGAGCCTGTCAAAGTCAGTCACGACTTC ATCAACCGCTTCAGCACTACTGTCTTTTTCAAAGATGAAAGCGCTTCAGTTCTGAACACCAACAGCTTCAGAGGAGTTCAGCCCTTGAATGGCAGAGTTGTGACGTCACAGGTGGTACAAACAGCAGCTTCATCAGCGGCCACATCCACTTTATCTGTTATCACAGTACTTCTCATGTCCAGTTTGTGTTGGCTGTAG